Proteins encoded within one genomic window of Thermodesulfobacteriota bacterium:
- a CDS encoding helix-turn-helix domain-containing protein: MVKNSLKKVRESMLLSKSELARKAGVSPLTIDRIEKGYSCRVDTKRKIIQALGLKISEKDKVFG; this comes from the coding sequence ATGGTAAAAAACAGCCTTAAGAAGGTAAGAGAGAGTATGCTCCTCAGCAAGTCCGAGCTTGCGCGCAAGGCCGGGGTTTCACCGCTTACCATAGACAGGATAGAGAAGGGCTACTCGTGCAGGGTGGATACCAAGAGGAAGATTATCCAGGCCCTGGGGCTTAAGATATCGGAGAAGGACAAGGTCTTCGGCTGA
- the pilM gene encoding type IV pilus assembly protein PilM: protein MEIPFLSGKKDAVALDIGSNAIKVVQLNQAKKGWELKKLGIAYLPPEAIVDGSVIDSMTVTNTITELIKEQGIKAVDAASALTGHSVIIKKVSLPAMTEEELGESVQWEAEQYIPFPMSDVNIDFQILGEDTEGRGQMDVMLVAVKKDVINDYTNVIKEAGLNPVVVDVDCFALENMIEINYSMAPEENLAVVNIGASITSISVISGGITVFTRSVPMGGNQFTEEIQRHFNISFSDAEDLKMGKEVSGVDAEELPGVIAAVSGNMALEVRRSVDFFMGGAPGAMVSKVLLGGGGARVKDLSAVVQERTAVPVEMVDPFNGLICNPKRFDPDYLSEMAPYFGVAVGLGTRRFGDR from the coding sequence ATGGAAATCCCGTTTTTAAGCGGTAAGAAGGACGCCGTCGCGCTCGACATAGGCTCCAACGCCATAAAGGTGGTGCAGCTTAACCAGGCCAAGAAGGGCTGGGAGCTCAAGAAGCTCGGCATAGCGTACCTTCCGCCCGAGGCCATCGTGGACGGCTCGGTCATAGACTCTATGACCGTGACCAACACGATAACCGAGCTTATAAAGGAGCAGGGCATAAAGGCGGTGGACGCGGCCTCGGCGCTTACCGGCCACTCCGTTATCATAAAGAAGGTGAGCCTGCCCGCGATGACCGAAGAAGAACTCGGGGAATCCGTCCAGTGGGAGGCCGAGCAGTACATACCCTTCCCCATGTCGGACGTGAACATAGACTTCCAGATACTCGGCGAGGATACCGAGGGCAGGGGGCAGATGGACGTCATGCTCGTCGCGGTCAAGAAGGACGTCATAAACGACTACACCAACGTTATAAAGGAAGCCGGCCTGAACCCGGTCGTGGTGGACGTGGACTGCTTCGCCTTGGAGAACATGATAGAGATAAACTACTCCATGGCGCCGGAGGAGAACCTTGCGGTAGTGAACATAGGGGCGAGCATAACGAGCATAAGCGTCATATCCGGCGGCATTACGGTCTTCACCCGGTCGGTGCCCATGGGCGGCAACCAGTTCACCGAAGAGATACAGAGGCACTTCAACATAAGCTTCTCGGACGCCGAGGACCTCAAGATGGGCAAGGAGGTCAGCGGGGTGGACGCCGAAGAGCTGCCCGGGGTGATAGCGGCCGTCTCAGGCAATATGGCCCTTGAGGTCAGGAGGTCCGTGGACTTCTTCATGGGCGGGGCCCCCGGCGCTATGGTCAGCAAGGTGCTCCTCGGCGGCGGCGGGGCCAGGGTCAAGGACCTCTCGGCGGTCGTACAGGAGAGGACGGCGGTGCCCGTGGAGATGGTGGACCCGTTTAACGGGCTCATATGTAACCCCAAGCGCTTCGACCCCGACTACCTGAGCGAGATGGCGCCCTACTTCGGGGTTGCCGTGGGGCTCGGTACCAGGAGGTTCGGCGACAGATGA